TCCCTCAGCCCCCCACGGTATAGACAGGGAAGCAAGGGACATTTAGCAGGTAAGTTACCGGATAAGAACAGCAGGCCGAGGTCCTGACCTGCACGCGTCCCAGACACCCACGTTCTACCCCCGCACTCCGCAACGGGGCCCTACCTGATCTCTCTTCTGCCCGAAATATTTCAGGGTCTAGCTCCACGTCACTAACcacagtttgttttccttttttcttctgctgagtTTGACGGCTGGCATATTATACGATGAGGAGAAAGTTCGTCCCCCAGCGCTCTGATACACGCAACATCCAGCAAACAAAAGCACCTGGCCACGCTTGCACGTCCCCCGGATCTGCTGCAATAGTCAGTAACCGCACGTTTGTTGGACTAACCCGACGGCAAGCTGAGCCTGAGGGGCTTCATTCTCCCCGGGGGTACCACACATGGCACCAAGCAGCCTGAGACCCCCCCGATGCTCCCACCGACGGCTCCGGCTCAGCTCCAGCCGTTTTTTCAGCAGCGTCACTGCGCTGACGTTTTCAGCCCAGACCTGCCGGAGCTCACACCCCTCCCACCCAAACAACGCGGGTCAGGTGCTTCTCGAGGTTTAACAAGTAAATTAACCAGGAAATTATGATTTACCAGCGTTACGCTGTCGCGTTTCCCCCCTCTTTTGGCTTCACGTGCCGCGTCAGTTCATCCTGGAGCACCCAGACCTCCAGGAGCCCCTCAGCTGGAAGCCCCaaggggctcagcacctccgAGCGCTCCGTCGGGCACAGGGCCTGCCCTGCTACGAACGAGGCGTGCAGGGAGCGCTGCCGGTGCCGAGGAACCCCGAGGGGAGCGGATCGGCGGGCCCCCAAACCCCGGGGATCCACAGCACCAAACCGCAGCCGGAGCCCGGCCAGCTCCGGCCCCTTCGGGGCACCCCCGGCGCCGTCAGAGAGCCGCAGCCTCGTGCCGGGGGCTCCGCCTGCCCCCGAGGACGTGAGGGGCCCTCGGCTCGCCCTTACCTCGCGTTTCCAGCCGCGGAGGCGGTGCCGCTCCTGCCCTCACGCCCAGGACGGCGGCTGCGGCAGCCCCCGGGAGGACGGTGCCCGGACCGCTGGCCAAGAGCTGGCTCCCGCGGGCAGGCTCGCTTCCAACAACCCAGCCTCCTCCTCGCTCCCCTCATTCCGCCGTTATTTGCCTCATTCCGCCGTTATTTCCGTCATTCCGCCGTTATTTCCCTCGTTTCGCCGCCGTCCCGCTGTCACAGCCCCCCTTTTCGCCGCTCTTCCCCCAGCAGGCGGACGCTGCGCAGCCCCAAGGCGCTCGGGGCGCCCGGGCGGGGGCAGGCCGGCAGCAGGCGGCGTGGCAGCCCTGTTTACACCTCacgcccccggcagccccgttCGCACCTCACGCCCCAGCCGccaccccccccttcccctcccctcccgggtccctgcccggccccccccccccgtgcctccCCCTAGGGGGCTGCCCCGCCGCACTACAACTCCCACAATGCCCCGCgcgcccccccgcgccgccgccccgccccttCGCGCACGCGCACAGCGCCGCCTACCTGCAAGATGGCCGACGCGGCGCCCGGAGGTTCCGGCACGGTAACGGCGGGGCCCGGTTGAGCCGTGCCGGTGTCCGGGGGGGGGAACCCGGGGGAACGGCAGCGGCCCGGGCTGCTCGCGGGGCCGCAGGGGCTGCGGCCTGCGccgggggctttggggtggggggggtgggggtgaagGGAGCGGGGCGCTGATTGgatggagggaggcagggggcggggctaggcAGCGCGGCGGTGATTGGCCCGAGGTCGTGCGCTCTGATTgggcgggggagggggaggcgggGCTGTGGTTGCGGGGGGGCGGGTTTTTTAAAGGGGCCGCGCGCAGGTGGGAGAtgggggggcaggtggggacTGAAgcaccatatatatatatgtgtgtatatgtgtatatatgtgtgtatataggTGTACATACGTGCACGTCTACATGTGTATGCACGTGTACATGTCTAGTGTGTATGTCCTCGTGCATACATACGGGTGTGTGTCATGGACCCGTAGTGTATCGCCGTGTATGTCTGAGTATGTCTATAggtgtgtatgtatatgcacGTCTATATGTGTCTGTGTGCATATCTGCGTGCGTAGTGtgaatatatgcatatacatatagaTGTGCGTGTGTATGCATgtctgtatgtgtatgtatatatgtagtGTGTAcgtatgtatacatgtatagATGTGTATGTATGTCTATATGTGTacgtgtatgtatatatgtagtgtgtacatgtgtatgtatagATGTATATGCATGTCTATATGTGCAtgcgtgtgtatatatgtaGTGTGTACGTATGTATAGATGTGTATGCATGTCTATATGTGTATACGCGTATGTACATGTGTagtgtatatgtatgtgtatacgTGTAGacgtgtatgtgtgcatgtctatgtgtgtgcatgcatacgTACATGTGTAGTGTGTATATACACGTGTATATGTGTAGATGTGTATGTGCATGTCTATAGGTGTGTATATGCGCACGTACATGTGTagcatgtgtatatatgcacGTCTATATATGTGTGTACGCACCCATAGGTGCGTAGTGCGTATACCTGTGCGTGCCCCTGTGCAGTGGGGGACCTCTGGGCCCATGGCGAGCGCTGGCAGTGTGCAGGCGGCCGTGCCTGGGGGCGCCGGGCAGGCTCAGTGCCCTCTGCCCCGCGTGTGGGTGCCTGCGGCGCTGGTTTCACCGGCATGGTTCggggagcagctctgggcagggctggggctgggcaagcagggctgctggcagggtgctggcagggtgctggcagggcgCTGCCTGTAACGGGGCCTCGTTTCTCGGAGCTCTCGGCTCAAGGTGTGGGTCTGTGTccgcagaggtcgggcagcaAGCACGCAACCACGCCGGCGGATAACTATTACCTGGCTCGGAGGAGGACTCTGCAGGTGGTGGTCAGCTCCCTGCTCACCGAAGCCGGCTTTGAGAGCGCTGAAAAGGCCGCGGTGGAGACGCTGACGGAGATGTTACAGAGCTGTGAGCATCCCGGGGGGGGCGACTTGGGGCAAAATCACCTTGGCCCCCTGAAGCTCCTTGTTTCCTGGTTTCCAGATTTGCCTTTGCTCTTTCAGACTTTTTGCtttgttgcatttttgttttgttttcatttctcttatGTTAATCATGTTATCGAAAGCAGAAGGCCAGACCGGTGGCTAGAGCACAGCCACGGAGTCACTGACTTCTTTGACCGTGAGCAGTTTGTCTGAAGTGCCTATCATACTCAGAGGGCCTTAGGTATCCTAATTAGCTCCGCATATTGAGGTGCTGCCAGAATAAATAGAGAAGCACCAAAGTTCCAGACGTTTGGTGAGTGGTAGGCTGCAGTAGTAGCGCTGTGCTTGGCAGCTCTGCTCTTACTTCTGTGGGTGATGTGCCTCGATGTCAGGTCACACCACGTTCTGAAATCGAGGTGCTTAGGTTTTGTACTTCTCATTCTTGTGCTGCAGATTTGCCTTTTGCACTTGTGGAAGACATCTGACTTTCCGATCATCGGTGTCTCTGTACTTTGGCTCTcctttacttttaaatattcatgCTGGAAGATGCTAGATTCTGGCAGCTATTCCTCATCCCTTGCTAGATTTgctaaaaattcagattttgggCTGACTGCCAGGGTTGGGTGACACACGTGTGGGCTCTGCCTGCACTGAATACGTACTGTGTTTCCTTTCCCCcagatatttctgaaattgGAAGGAGCGCCAAGTCTTACTGTGAACACACAGCCAGAACCCAGCCTACGCTCTCCGATATAGTGGTTACTTTAGTGGAAATGGGTGAGTAGTTGCCTCGTCCCACTGATTCCAGCTGCGAGCATTGCAGGAGATTTGggtgtgctgtgctggcaggaaaATCTGTTCCAGAAGTTTCTGGTGCTCGCATGATGCCCGCTCTTCTAGGCCTCGCGCAGGTGCTCGGATGCTGCTGTTGTTGATGCAGCATGAATGCATCCAGAGcacatgattttctttctcatgtaCTTCAGAGCCTTTGGTAAAATTCTGGAGAAGCCTAGGAGAAGGGGTTTTTGTCGGGATAAACCCTTGGTAtgatttctgtttcctcttcttctgtatttcagGGTTCAATGTTGAAACGCTTCCTGCCTATGCAAAGCGCTCCCAGAGGATGGTCATCACTGCCCGTACGTGAGgaatcctttcttttcttctgcaggaaaTCATTTGGCATTTCTGGCTGCTGGCGTCCAGAgagtttctgcttttctgatggACGATGCAGCCCAGTGCTCCTGGGCACGCAGTTTGCGTTACGGATCCTGTAACAACCATGTAATAGGTGAAGGACGGGTGTTTCTGCCAGATCAGTTGCCTTTGCTCCAGCATCCTCACTTCACGTGAGGTTTTGTTCTCCTTGGGTAGGAGAGAGGGGTCAAGGAATTCTTCTGGGATGCTAAACGCATCCTGAAACTATTGCTCATGGGATATGCTATATCCCTGCTGTAGGACCTGGAGACCTGGGTCGCAGCACGGTACAGGCTGGCACTTCTGTGTGCCTACCACTTGGCAGAATGCTGCTGGCtgatctgtgtgtgtttttttttttttttttaactgtagctCCTGTGACAAACCAGCCCGTGACTCCCAAAGCCCTGACGGCTGGACAGAACAAGCCGCATCCATCCCACATCCCTGGCCACTTTCCTGAGTTTCCAGATCCTCACACCTACATCAAGACACCAGTGAGTGACAAAGGTCTTCTGTGCCATTTAGGGTCTGTCTGAAGTCAATGACACCGGGAAAGGACACCTCGTTGGTTCAGAATGTTGTTTCTTCTGGCTCGATACCTCGCTTGTTGTTTGCGAGTTGTCCTTGCTGTAGATTTCTGGCTGGCTGACATCTGTAGCTCTCTGAAAATCTGTACATGTTGAAACTCAATGCTTGTGTGTAGCACCTGCATCCTAGCAGTAGTGTCTTGAACTTCAGCTGTCTGCACTGCATCTAGTaactgtggggtttttttcctccctgctccccagacaTACCGAGAGCCGGTATCTGATTACCAAGTCCTACGGGAAAAGGCAGCATCTCAAAGGCGTGATGTGGAAAGAGCTCTCACACGCTTCATGGCCAAGACAGGAGAAACACAGAGTCTCTTCAAAGATGACGTTAGCACGTTCCCCTGTGAGTTATCTCGGAAACGTTGTGCTGTAAATGACAGTTGTCTAACAGAGCATACACGCCAGTAGAATTCTTGTTACTGCAGGGGGTGAGCGCTGAAGGATTACATTGTGTTTAGCCTTCTGAGGCACTGAAAGGGAGGGAAATGacagat
The sequence above is a segment of the Anser cygnoides isolate HZ-2024a breed goose chromosome 25, Taihu_goose_T2T_genome, whole genome shotgun sequence genome. Coding sequences within it:
- the TAF8 gene encoding transcription initiation factor TFIID subunit 8, coding for MADAAPGGSGTRSGSKHATTPADNYYLARRRTLQVVVSSLLTEAGFESAEKAAVETLTEMLQSYISEIGRSAKSYCEHTARTQPTLSDIVVTLVEMGFNVETLPAYAKRSQRMVITAPPVTNQPVTPKALTAGQNKPHPSHIPGHFPEFPDPHTYIKTPTYREPVSDYQVLREKAASQRRDVERALTRFMAKTGETQSLFKDDVSTFPLIAARPFTVPYLTALLPSELEMQQMEETDSSEQDDQTDTENLPLHMSTDDSGPEKENASVLQQNTSLSGSRNGEENMIDNPYLRPVKKPKIRRKK